The Candidatus Methylacidiphilales bacterium genomic interval TTGCCTTGGAGGAACTCGTCGAGGGTTTTTTCCACGCCCTCCTTGCCCACGGACTCGGGAACAAAGTCCTCTTCGGTGGCTTCCTCGACCTGGCCGAGGTAACCCAGGATGTGCGGGGCCAGGGCGCCGAAATTGTAAGTGCGGACCGGACGGGCGGTTTCCTGGATGCCGGGAACATTGACGCTGTGTTCGGCAAAGCGGGCGAGCGCGGCGTAATCAAGCCCGCTGGCCAGGCGGAAGGGGATGTTGGGCTGCTGGTCGAAATGGCGAAGGATATCGCGGCGGGTGAACTGGGGAGTCAACCCGATGCTCTGGAGGACATCGTCGGTGCTGGCCCGGAGGATCAGGTCCACGTCGGCCACATAACGCTTGTTCCAGGGGAGCTGGGTTTTGGGGACATGGCCTTTGTTGGCCCGCAGGTAGTTCCCAACCAATTCCCGCAGGTATACGTCAATATCGTAGCTGGCCCGGTTTTCCGCCAAGCCCACACCATTGCGGTCGAGGATGCTGCCCCGTGCCGGGGAAAGCACCACCGGGACCGTCGTTTGATTGCGCAACTCGTCCGCATAGCGCCGCCCCTCCTTGACCTGGACCTGGTGGAGTTGGAAAATCAGGACCGCGACGGCACAGACCACCCCCAGACCAAGGGTCTGCAAACGGCTGCCGGGACGGACGTTGGAGGTGGTGAGAAGCATGGTTCAGCGGCGTGCCCGGCGCACCGTTCCGGCAGGTTGTCTGAGGGCCTCGGCCCTCAGGATGAAATCAAACAGCCGGAATACCATCGGACTGGCCAAGGCATTGAAGGCGGAGATGATCATAAGGCTGGAAGACAATTCGAAGGTCCAAGCCCAAAGGCCATTGTAAACCAGGAAGAAGACCCGGTCCATGGCCAGATAGAAAAAAGCCCCGGCAAAGGTCACGACCATGGCCGAAGACCAGTGGGCGTTGCGCAGCCAATCCCGCTGGCTGCGCACCAGAAGCACGGTCAACAACCAGAGCAACGGGCCCATGCCGATATAATGCAGCAGGATCAGGTCATGAAGGGCCCCACCAGCCAGGACAAAAAGCAACAGGGAAAAGTCCCCCGCCCTTAACGCCCCATAAACCAACAACAAAGGGGAAAGTCCGATCAACCAGGTCGTCTGACCCATCAGCGCCGGCGCCAAAGGCTGCAGGATGACCATCGCCCCGTAGAGGAGCACCAGGACCAGGGCGTAGTGCATGGCTTACTTCAATCCCAGGATGACAAACACTTCCTGGAGATCGTTCAAGTCCGCGGTGGGCTGGACAACGCCATCGCGGTAGAGTCCGAAGTTGCGATCCGTGGACAACGGCGGGGCTTCCGCCACGGTCCCGACAAGCAAGTTGGCCGGGAATGCGCCCCCCAGGCCGGTGGTGAACACTCGTTCACCGACAGAAAGCTCGGATTCGCGGGAAATAAAGGTGAAGCGACACTGCGGCTTGCCCCCGTTGATTGCGGTCGATCCCTGCACGATCCCGCGTGAACGGGAGGATTCGCTGACCGCTGATATCTTGCAGTTTTCATCCACCAAAAGGATGACTCGGGTGCTGTAACGCCCGACGGTCACAGTCTTGCCCACCACCCCGCGCGGACTGACCACCGGCTGGTCACCGGCCATGAGGGCGGGCTCGTCTTCGTAGCCCCGGTCGATGATGACGGCGTTCCACCAGTTGGAAGGGTCGCGCTCGATGACTCTTGCCGCTAGGAGTTTGTAATTGGATTCCTGGCGGAATGCCATCATCTCCCGCAGGCGGGCGATTTCCTCCTTCTGCCCGCGGAACAGGCCGTTCTCGGCCGAGAGACGTGCGTGGTCGGCGCGCAACTGCTGTAGTTCTTTCAGGGTTTCCTCGTCCGAACGCAAACGGTCCCGCAAGGCGGCACTCTGGTATTTGCCCCAACCCACCACCCGGAAGACCGGAGATAGCAGGTCGTGGGATGCCTGATGCACCCGGGTCCGGAGGCCTTCGCTGAGGAAAAAGCCCCCCAGCGCCAGCAACACCGCCGCAAGCACGCCTAGAT includes:
- the mreC gene encoding rod shape-determining protein MreC is translated as MRGPALYLGVLAAVLLALGGFFLSEGLRTRVHQASHDLLSPVFRVVGWGKYQSAALRDRLRSDEETLKELQQLRADHARLSAENGLFRGQKEEIARLREMMAFRQESNYKLLAARVIERDPSNWWNAVIIDRGYEDEPALMAGDQPVVSPRGVVGKTVTVGRYSTRVILLVDENCKISAVSESSRSRGIVQGSTAINGGKPQCRFTFISRESELSVGERVFTTGLGGAFPANLLVGTVAEAPPLSTDRNFGLYRDGVVQPTADLNDLQEVFVILGLK